Proteins co-encoded in one Alcanivorax sp. genomic window:
- the dsbD gene encoding protein-disulfide reductase DsbD has protein sequence MQLTWQRLGTALVLLLAWSTSVAQGLFGEERLPTVDEAIQLVTDADWDNQQLLLDFELIDDVYLYQHRFGFTLKDTNGNVLDSFEGLTLPEGKAKTDEIFGDVIVYFHRVGLTLPLQSVPLVDTVLEVRYQGCIEDTLCYPPTRKTFEFSSPTPTKKSPAATAAPSDNDSGSFLNTLQSDDANAFNEWMESQSIGLIVGLFFVGGLLLAFTPCVFPMVPILSGIIAGEDNPSASRGFVLSSAYVLGVAVPYTLAGLLVALFGAGLNLQFLLQQPAAIITSAVIFVLLALSMFGLYELQLPHFLRDKLHQPGAEKRGSLFGAALMGAISALVVSPCVTPILAGALIYVAASGDAVTGAASLFALSIGMGIPLIIAGTGGASLLPRAGHWMDEIKRFFGVVMLGVAIWLLDRIISGTITLGLYGLLLAIYGVQLGALDAAGEGLARLKRGVALVLALYGSVMIVGALSGGSDPLQPLQPLTQQPVATQQTTQPAEQDHGPWQTVVGKASLEQALAASRQAGKPVLVDFFAEWCVACKVLEETTLSNEAVLAEMQGFDLYRVDITEINADSQAIMEQYNILGLPALVFFTPASTEIPKSRVLGEMGPERFIEHLNARVMPHL, from the coding sequence ATGCAACTAACCTGGCAACGACTGGGGACCGCTCTGGTACTGCTGCTGGCATGGTCCACATCTGTGGCACAGGGCCTGTTTGGTGAGGAGCGCCTGCCCACCGTCGATGAGGCCATCCAGCTGGTCACCGATGCCGACTGGGACAACCAGCAACTGCTGCTTGACTTTGAGCTGATTGATGATGTGTATCTGTACCAGCATCGCTTCGGCTTCACCCTGAAAGACACCAACGGCAATGTGCTGGACAGCTTTGAAGGCCTTACCTTGCCGGAGGGCAAAGCCAAGACCGACGAGATTTTTGGCGATGTCATCGTCTATTTTCACCGCGTGGGCCTGACCTTGCCCCTGCAGAGTGTCCCACTGGTGGATACCGTGCTGGAGGTTCGCTACCAGGGCTGTATCGAGGACACCCTGTGTTACCCCCCCACCCGCAAGACCTTTGAGTTCAGCAGCCCCACGCCCACAAAAAAGTCGCCGGCCGCCACGGCGGCCCCCTCCGACAATGACAGCGGCAGCTTTCTCAATACCCTGCAATCCGATGATGCCAACGCCTTCAACGAATGGATGGAGAGCCAGTCCATTGGCCTGATCGTGGGCCTGTTTTTCGTTGGCGGACTATTGCTCGCCTTCACACCCTGTGTTTTCCCCATGGTGCCTATCCTGTCCGGCATCATTGCCGGCGAGGACAACCCCAGCGCCAGCCGTGGCTTTGTGTTGAGCAGCGCCTATGTCCTGGGTGTCGCCGTACCCTACACCCTGGCCGGGTTATTGGTGGCGCTGTTTGGTGCCGGCCTCAACCTGCAATTCCTGCTGCAGCAACCCGCGGCCATTATTACCTCCGCGGTCATCTTTGTGCTGCTGGCCCTGTCCATGTTCGGACTCTATGAACTGCAGCTGCCCCACTTCCTGCGCGACAAACTGCATCAACCCGGCGCCGAAAAACGTGGCAGCCTGTTTGGCGCCGCCCTCATGGGGGCCATTTCCGCGCTGGTGGTGTCTCCCTGTGTAACCCCGATTCTCGCCGGCGCCCTGATTTATGTGGCCGCCAGCGGCGATGCCGTGACCGGGGCCGCCTCTCTGTTCGCCCTGTCCATCGGCATGGGCATTCCTCTCATTATTGCCGGCACCGGCGGCGCCAGCCTGCTGCCCAGAGCCGGGCACTGGATGGATGAGATCAAGCGTTTCTTCGGTGTAGTGATGCTGGGCGTGGCCATCTGGCTGCTGGACCGCATCATCAGCGGCACCATCACCCTGGGCCTGTACGGCCTGTTGCTGGCCATCTATGGGGTTCAACTGGGCGCACTGGACGCCGCCGGGGAAGGCCTTGCCCGTCTCAAGCGAGGCGTGGCACTGGTGTTGGCCCTTTACGGTTCGGTAATGATAGTGGGTGCCCTGAGCGGCGGCAGCGATCCTTTGCAGCCACTCCAGCCACTGACGCAGCAACCGGTAGCGACGCAGCAGACCACCCAGCCGGCGGAACAGGATCACGGCCCATGGCAAACAGTGGTCGGCAAGGCGTCACTGGAACAGGCCCTGGCCGCTTCCCGCCAGGCTGGCAAACCGGTGCTGGTGGATTTCTTTGCCGAGTGGTGCGTAGCCTGCAAGGTGCTGGAAGAAACCACCCTCAGCAATGAGGCGGTACTTGCCGAAATGCAGGGCTTTGACCTCTACCGGGTGGATATCACCGAGATCAACGCGGACAGTCAGGCCATTATGGAGCAGTACAACATCCTCGGCCTGCCGGCCCTGGTGTTCTTCACCCCCGCCAGCACCGAGATCCCTAAGTCCCGGGTACTGGGCGAGATGGGGCCGGAACGCTTTATCGAGCACCTCAACGCCAGGGTCATGCCGCACCTCTAA
- a CDS encoding TlpA disulfide reductase family protein: MRFLRVLVLLAIPWLAHAESLPFSQELVADAKVIYVDFWASWCGPCRRSFPWLNHMQAKYGDKGFTVIGVNVDPERDDAQRFLHKYPATFPLVYDPDGELATRYALQGMPSSVLLNADGKELSRHIGFSGKHKGEYEQEIVQLLEAEQ; the protein is encoded by the coding sequence ATGCGCTTCCTTCGGGTGCTTGTCCTGCTGGCCATTCCCTGGCTGGCTCACGCTGAATCCCTGCCATTTTCCCAAGAGCTGGTGGCAGACGCAAAAGTGATTTACGTCGATTTCTGGGCCAGCTGGTGTGGCCCTTGCCGTCGTTCCTTTCCCTGGCTCAATCATATGCAGGCCAAATATGGCGACAAGGGCTTCACCGTGATCGGGGTGAACGTGGATCCCGAGCGGGATGATGCCCAACGGTTTCTGCATAAATACCCTGCCACCTTCCCGCTGGTCTATGACCCTGACGGGGAGCTTGCCACCCGCTACGCCCTGCAGGGTATGCCCAGTTCGGTTCTGCTCAATGCGGATGGTAAAGAGCTGTCCCGGCACATCGGGTTTTCCGGAAAACACAAAGGTGAATACGAACAGGAAATCGTTCAGCTATTGGAGGCAGAGCAATGA
- a CDS encoding DUF4266 domain-containing protein, producing the protein MKNVLGLVAVMAVLGALAGCQSLGVQPWERDLLAKPVMTPGAADGLDDALDDHIYFSKEASSGGRGFGGGGCGCN; encoded by the coding sequence ATGAAAAATGTATTGGGCCTGGTGGCCGTGATGGCGGTCCTTGGCGCTCTTGCCGGGTGCCAGAGCCTGGGGGTGCAGCCGTGGGAACGCGATCTATTGGCCAAACCGGTCATGACACCGGGGGCGGCTGACGGTCTCGATGATGCGCTGGATGACCACATTTATTTCAGTAAGGAAGCGTCCAGTGGTGGGCGTGGATTTGGCGGCGGTGGCTGCGGCTGTAACTGA
- a CDS encoding DUF3570 domain-containing protein, translating to MKRMLDGKKIGAGLAAATCSLLGQPAMAQDTADAWQFDSAVLYYSEQDRVTAVEPVVRGKKQFQDESELELKLTLDSLTGASHNGAITSDKPQTFTSPSGASTYQVTNEVPLDDAFKDTRVAANLQYTRPFTRTLRWTGGLNFSNEYDFTSVGLNAGLLWDLNSKNTTLTFGLAHEADTIDPVGGSPVGLTFQSDDDKTDGSEDKSINDVLIGLTQVINRRWIMQLNYNLSMSDGYHTDPYKVVTVVDANGDPLEAESFGGTDIGAGDAQIFELRPDSRTKNTLYWENRYHFSRDVLAVGYRFMSDDWGITSHTLDVKYRFQFDNGWYLQPHVRWYDQSEADFYQESITADELTTLQNSNSDVSADYRLGSLTDTTYGFKVGKEWANNQQLSLRVESFTQSGDSDASELDALITQVGYTFYW from the coding sequence ATGAAAAGAATGCTGGATGGAAAGAAGATTGGTGCGGGCCTCGCAGCAGCTACCTGTTCCCTGCTGGGGCAACCCGCTATGGCGCAGGATACGGCAGATGCATGGCAATTTGATTCTGCAGTGCTTTACTACAGTGAGCAGGACCGTGTGACAGCCGTGGAGCCGGTGGTGCGTGGAAAAAAGCAGTTTCAGGATGAAAGTGAGCTTGAGCTCAAACTGACTCTGGATAGCCTCACCGGTGCTTCGCATAATGGTGCGATAACGTCTGACAAGCCGCAGACCTTTACATCCCCTTCCGGGGCCAGCACCTATCAGGTGACCAATGAGGTGCCGCTGGATGATGCCTTCAAGGACACCCGGGTCGCCGCCAATCTGCAGTACACCCGTCCCTTCACCCGCACCTTGCGCTGGACCGGTGGGCTGAACTTCTCCAACGAATATGACTTCACCTCTGTGGGGCTCAATGCCGGGTTGCTGTGGGATTTGAATAGCAAGAACACGACCCTGACCTTCGGCCTGGCTCATGAGGCCGATACCATTGATCCGGTGGGCGGTTCTCCGGTAGGGCTGACTTTCCAGAGTGATGATGACAAGACCGACGGCAGTGAAGACAAGTCCATCAATGATGTCCTGATCGGCCTGACCCAGGTCATCAATCGCCGCTGGATCATGCAGCTGAATTACAACCTGTCCATGTCCGACGGCTATCACACCGATCCCTACAAGGTGGTCACGGTGGTGGATGCCAATGGTGATCCGCTGGAGGCGGAAAGCTTCGGCGGCACCGATATCGGTGCCGGTGACGCGCAGATATTCGAGCTGCGTCCGGATTCGCGCACCAAGAATACGCTGTACTGGGAAAACCGTTATCACTTCAGTCGTGACGTGCTGGCGGTGGGTTACCGTTTCATGTCTGACGACTGGGGCATTACCTCCCATACCCTGGATGTGAAGTACCGTTTCCAGTTCGACAATGGCTGGTACCTGCAACCGCATGTTCGCTGGTATGACCAGAGCGAGGCGGATTTCTACCAGGAATCCATTACCGCTGACGAGCTCACTACCCTGCAGAACAGCAACTCTGACGTATCGGCGGATTACCGGTTGGGCAGCCTCACCGATACCACCTACGGTTTCAAGGTGGGTAAGGAGTGGGCCAACAACCAGCAGCTCAGCCTGCGGGTGGAAAGCTTTACCCAGAGTGGCGACAGCGATGCCTCGGAACTGGATGCGTTGATCACTCAGGTCGGGTATACCTTCTATTGGTGA
- a CDS encoding FAD:protein FMN transferase encodes MKQGKKKQGKHVVLEQDGPLWRGRFAAMASPCECLIRGGSEREARQLAETVAAEAWRIEHKYSRYRDDNLMAAINAGDEQWVRLDDETVRLLDFADQCWQLSEGAFDITSGVLRRVWRFDGSDRIPESEQVELLLPLVGWEKVERRDDAIRLHRGMELDLGGIGKEYAVDSAFQLAGSLTDADLLVNFGGDLVARSAGAPWKVGMEGTARPMEGQLTFTTGALATSGDSRRYLLRDGIRYSHVLDPRRGWPVADAPRAVTVFGQLCTQAGLLSTLALLQGQDAETLLEEAGVQYWIQWGNDAPVTG; translated from the coding sequence ATGAAACAGGGCAAAAAGAAACAGGGCAAGCATGTCGTCCTGGAACAGGATGGCCCCCTCTGGCGGGGCCGTTTTGCTGCCATGGCCAGCCCCTGTGAGTGCCTGATTCGCGGAGGCAGTGAACGAGAAGCCCGGCAGCTGGCAGAGACGGTCGCGGCTGAGGCCTGGCGGATCGAGCACAAGTATTCGCGCTATCGTGACGACAATCTGATGGCGGCGATCAATGCCGGTGACGAGCAGTGGGTGAGACTCGATGACGAGACTGTCCGCTTGCTGGATTTTGCCGATCAGTGCTGGCAGCTGAGTGAGGGCGCCTTCGATATCACTTCTGGCGTATTACGCCGAGTCTGGCGATTCGATGGTTCCGACCGGATTCCCGAATCGGAACAGGTGGAGCTGTTGTTGCCTTTGGTGGGCTGGGAGAAGGTAGAGCGCCGCGATGACGCCATTCGTCTGCACCGAGGAATGGAGCTGGATCTGGGCGGGATCGGCAAGGAGTATGCGGTGGACAGTGCCTTTCAGCTGGCCGGCAGCCTCACCGATGCAGACCTGCTGGTGAATTTTGGCGGCGATCTGGTGGCACGCTCTGCCGGTGCGCCCTGGAAGGTCGGCATGGAGGGTACGGCTCGTCCCATGGAGGGGCAGCTCACGTTCACCACGGGCGCTCTGGCGACCAGTGGCGACAGCCGACGCTATCTGTTGCGTGATGGGATTCGCTACAGTCACGTGCTGGATCCCCGCAGAGGCTGGCCGGTGGCCGATGCGCCACGTGCTGTTACGGTCTTTGGTCAGCTGTGTACCCAGGCGGGCCTGCTTTCCACTCTGGCCCTGTTGCAGGGGCAGGATGCGGAAACCCTGCTCGAGGAGGCCGGTGTGCAGTACTGGATTCAATGGGGGAATGATGCGCCTGTTACTGGTTGA
- a CDS encoding response regulator transcription factor, giving the protein MMRLLLVEDDKLLADGLQRALRAEGYTVDHIDRGDLLVPALEAGAFELVLLDLGLPGMDGMAALRTLRQHDKKIPVIIISARDAIDDRINGLDDGADDYLVKPFSAIELVARIRARLRRREAPGNEILHVGDLDVDPERFSVTRNGEAVNLSRREMSVLLQLVRHRGRVLTRDQLEQGLYGWNEDVESNALEVHIHHLRKKLGSSLIRTVRGVGYSLGEGSE; this is encoded by the coding sequence ATGATGCGCCTGTTACTGGTTGAAGATGACAAGTTGCTGGCAGATGGCCTGCAGCGAGCGCTGCGTGCTGAAGGGTATACGGTGGATCACATCGACCGTGGAGATCTCTTGGTCCCCGCCCTGGAGGCGGGTGCTTTTGAGCTGGTGCTGTTGGACCTGGGTCTGCCGGGAATGGATGGCATGGCTGCATTACGCACCTTGCGTCAGCATGATAAAAAAATTCCCGTTATCATTATCAGCGCGCGTGATGCGATTGATGATCGCATCAACGGTTTGGATGACGGCGCTGACGATTATCTGGTCAAGCCGTTTTCTGCCATTGAGCTGGTTGCCCGTATTCGTGCTCGCTTGCGTCGTCGCGAGGCGCCTGGCAATGAAATCCTGCATGTGGGGGATCTGGACGTCGATCCGGAACGTTTTTCCGTCACCCGCAATGGTGAGGCCGTCAATCTGTCCCGCCGTGAGATGAGTGTGCTGTTGCAACTGGTGCGCCACCGCGGGCGCGTACTTACCCGCGACCAGCTGGAGCAGGGGTTGTATGGCTGGAACGAGGATGTAGAAAGCAATGCGCTGGAAGTCCACATCCATCATTTGCGTAAAAAGCTGGGCAGTAGCCTGATTCGTACCGTAAGGGGAGTGGGTTATAGTCTTGGTGAGGGCAGCGAATGA
- a CDS encoding ATP-binding protein: MRLSIRRFLIASLLMVILGGGVLLAFLTYRTIYHELDEQYDAELVQSAHLLAGFWQDGHPPDASLSALDRQESRYLRYFIYQLWQGGKLVSASEGYPETPLVPLQKKPLYTETKGWHAYSLPLTNERWLILAESDYARHSMVKNVAASLLMPYIISVPFVILLVWLAIRLGLSPISDLARSVSRRSPDNLSPLSDSRRVRELEPVKEAINALLLRLKAGIEREKRFTADAAHELRTLLMVLQLHADNARSLSDSEQREASLQKLQEAVGRAERMLEQLLVLARLDPAHGSPEHGASADILRVARDTLASLVPLGDRFQQQLELSLETSLWAKIPEEALQLVLRNLVDNACRYAAPGLVRLSAEQQGDRIIIEVTDSGEGLSEGQWHRFGERFSRGHSDSEGAGLGLSIVNGLLSLYGGSLSYRKRCAQSPAAAIVVLPAVNHKPGL, translated from the coding sequence ATGAGATTATCCATTCGCCGGTTTCTGATAGCTTCCCTGTTGATGGTGATCCTGGGTGGAGGCGTGTTGCTCGCATTCCTGACCTATCGCACCATTTATCACGAACTGGATGAGCAGTACGATGCGGAGCTGGTACAGAGTGCCCACCTGCTGGCGGGGTTCTGGCAGGACGGTCATCCTCCTGATGCGTCACTGTCGGCCCTGGATCGCCAGGAATCTCGTTATCTCCGCTATTTTATATACCAGTTATGGCAGGGTGGAAAACTGGTGTCGGCCAGTGAAGGGTATCCTGAAACGCCATTGGTGCCCCTGCAAAAGAAGCCTCTCTATACAGAAACCAAAGGTTGGCATGCGTACTCATTGCCTCTGACCAACGAGCGTTGGTTGATCCTGGCTGAGAGTGATTATGCCCGCCACTCCATGGTGAAAAATGTGGCGGCATCCTTGTTGATGCCCTACATCATCAGTGTCCCCTTCGTGATCCTGCTTGTTTGGCTTGCCATTCGTCTTGGGTTGTCTCCGATCTCTGATCTGGCTCGATCGGTCAGTCGTCGTTCACCGGATAATCTCAGTCCTCTCTCTGACAGCAGAAGGGTGCGTGAACTGGAGCCGGTCAAGGAGGCCATCAATGCGCTTCTGCTGCGCCTAAAGGCAGGTATCGAGCGGGAAAAACGCTTTACTGCCGATGCGGCCCATGAGCTTAGAACTTTGTTGATGGTCTTGCAGCTACATGCCGACAACGCCCGTTCCCTGTCCGACTCCGAACAGCGTGAAGCATCCTTGCAAAAACTGCAGGAAGCGGTGGGTCGAGCTGAAAGAATGCTGGAACAGCTTCTGGTGTTGGCTCGACTGGATCCTGCCCATGGCAGTCCAGAGCACGGTGCCAGCGCTGACATCTTGCGTGTGGCAAGAGACACCCTGGCATCCCTGGTACCTTTGGGCGATCGCTTTCAGCAACAGCTGGAATTGTCTCTGGAAACGTCTCTGTGGGCGAAGATTCCGGAAGAGGCGCTGCAGTTGGTGCTCCGGAACCTGGTGGATAATGCCTGCCGCTATGCTGCCCCCGGGCTGGTGCGGCTGAGTGCAGAGCAGCAGGGCGATCGAATCATTATCGAAGTGACTGACAGTGGCGAAGGGCTCAGTGAAGGACAGTGGCACCGTTTCGGGGAGAGATTCAGTCGTGGTCATTCCGATTCGGAGGGGGCCGGTTTGGGGCTCTCTATCGTCAATGGGCTGCTGTCCCTGTATGGCGGTAGCTTGAGCTATCGCAAACGGTGTGCGCAGTCGCCCGCAGCTGCTATCGTGGTACTCCCTGCCGTAAACCATAAGCCTGGGTTATAG
- a CDS encoding DUF2333 family protein — MTNDKFSERVGDAMLDPRNNRIWKGFLWLLVLLLVVDVLFSWYWSQEPDLRDVTVRPDAVTGETTTRELIHVADTLLSKPGGYLSNDVLPHRLWMDNMPSWEYGVLVQVRDFSRVLRRDMSRSQSQSQEDRDLAIAEPQFNFDAKSWAMPATESEYRRGIQALERYLDRLTDANENDGQFYARADNLNYWLNEVQNRLGSLSLKLSQSVGRSQLNVDRDGALAVAKASEDEEFVKTPWLKIDDAFYEARGATWALAQLMRAAEVDFAEVLRKKNATVSFRQMVRELEATQETVWSPMILNGDGFGMLANHSLVMANYVSRANAALIDLRKLLVEG, encoded by the coding sequence ATGACAAACGATAAATTCAGCGAACGGGTCGGTGACGCCATGCTGGACCCGCGCAACAACCGTATCTGGAAAGGGTTTCTCTGGCTGCTGGTGTTGCTGTTGGTGGTGGATGTGTTGTTCAGCTGGTACTGGAGTCAGGAGCCGGACCTGAGGGACGTGACTGTGCGGCCGGATGCCGTGACAGGAGAGACCACCACACGTGAGCTGATCCATGTGGCGGATACCCTGCTGAGCAAGCCGGGCGGCTACCTGAGTAATGACGTGCTCCCGCACCGCTTGTGGATGGATAACATGCCTAGCTGGGAATATGGCGTGCTGGTGCAGGTCCGTGATTTTTCCCGGGTGTTGCGACGGGACATGAGTCGTTCCCAGTCCCAGAGTCAGGAAGACCGCGACCTGGCCATTGCCGAGCCACAATTCAACTTTGATGCCAAAAGCTGGGCCATGCCCGCCACCGAGAGTGAGTACCGCCGTGGCATTCAGGCTCTGGAGCGTTATCTGGATCGTCTTACCGATGCCAACGAGAACGACGGCCAGTTCTACGCCCGTGCCGATAACCTTAACTACTGGCTCAACGAAGTGCAGAACCGGCTGGGCTCCCTGAGCCTCAAACTCAGCCAGAGTGTCGGGCGTAGCCAGCTGAATGTGGACAGGGATGGTGCTCTTGCCGTTGCCAAGGCCAGCGAAGATGAAGAATTTGTCAAAACCCCCTGGCTGAAGATCGATGATGCTTTCTATGAAGCCCGCGGTGCTACCTGGGCGCTGGCGCAGTTGATGCGCGCCGCCGAAGTGGACTTCGCCGAAGTGCTGCGCAAGAAAAACGCCACCGTCAGTTTCCGCCAGATGGTCAGGGAACTGGAAGCCACCCAGGAAACCGTATGGAGCCCGATGATCCTCAACGGCGACGGCTTCGGCATGCTCGCCAACCATTCCCTGGTGATGGCCAACTATGTTTCGAGAGCCAACGCGGCGCTTATCGATCTGCGCAAGCTGTTGGTTGAAGGATAA
- a CDS encoding metal-dependent hydrolase, translated as MKLSLVKKNKHPSVPITPRRMGFSFEGIQHDDYWFDNDPVLTHLLNILSLTFPDGERFFVDSVRALRDQVDDKERQKDISGFIGQEAMHSLEHQAFNDLIAEGKYDDIVEHALAVTNKLLAGARKYMSKRQQLAATAGLEHFTAILADAILRRPDRVKKMDPAVRDLWVWHAIEETEHKAVAYDLYKDVNGNYLERQRLFLSSTAYLIGFSSYFTWQMLKRDNVHKKPLTLAKGLWKGFGYRGVISSIIPAWFTYLKPGFHPWDDDNSALIEEWRSSLPKPKGKNAA; from the coding sequence ATGAAGCTTTCTCTGGTGAAGAAGAACAAACATCCCTCAGTACCGATTACCCCCCGCCGCATGGGCTTTTCCTTCGAGGGAATCCAGCACGACGACTACTGGTTCGACAACGACCCGGTACTTACGCATTTGCTGAACATCCTGTCGCTCACCTTTCCGGACGGCGAACGCTTTTTCGTGGATTCCGTGCGCGCCCTGCGCGATCAGGTGGACGACAAGGAACGACAAAAGGATATTTCCGGCTTTATCGGCCAGGAAGCCATGCACTCCCTGGAGCACCAGGCCTTCAATGACCTGATTGCCGAGGGCAAGTATGATGACATCGTCGAACATGCGCTGGCGGTGACCAACAAGCTGCTGGCCGGCGCGCGCAAGTACATGAGCAAGCGTCAGCAACTGGCAGCCACTGCGGGCCTGGAACATTTCACCGCCATCCTCGCCGACGCCATCCTGCGCCGCCCGGATAGGGTCAAAAAGATGGATCCGGCCGTCCGTGATCTGTGGGTATGGCACGCCATCGAGGAAACCGAACACAAGGCCGTGGCCTACGATCTCTACAAGGACGTAAACGGTAATTATCTGGAACGCCAGCGACTCTTTCTGTCCAGCACCGCCTACCTGATTGGTTTCTCCAGCTACTTCACCTGGCAGATGCTCAAGCGCGACAACGTGCACAAGAAGCCCCTGACCCTGGCCAAAGGCCTGTGGAAAGGCTTCGGCTACAGAGGCGTAATCAGCAGCATCATCCCCGCCTGGTTCACCTACCTGAAACCCGGCTTCCACCCCTGGGACGACGACAATAGTGCGCTGATCGAGGAATGGCGTTCGAGTTTGCCGAAGCCGAAGGGGAAGAACGCGGCGTGA
- a CDS encoding AraC family transcriptional regulator, translating to MVSSGRPWGNAGVPGIYVVLLYDLLVALELDAPALLAGLGVSRDELLAPDRRVSMSLAQTVAERGVAMVGERGLGFRYARAMSITLHGPVGLLALSSASAQDALEAACRFLGLRAPFLQIDQVRHGEMAYLKLRSTAQLGVAHDFVIEAMLVGLAFMVEQLLETLPEGVEIHRQGAAPPYQAVLKRDVGVAVKFDQAEDALVFPVSALAARPRLADPQVAAIAREQCEMQFRQWRTEEEGVMAERIRAALQDRPAPLPSLEAMADKLAVSARTLKRHLQQAGLSYRQLQDEERYRQAQRLLANPENSISEVAYSLGYSDVANFSKAFKRWSGLTPKGYRDQR from the coding sequence ATGGTGAGTTCGGGCCGTCCCTGGGGAAATGCCGGTGTGCCGGGGATCTATGTGGTGCTGCTTTACGATCTGCTGGTGGCCCTTGAGCTGGACGCCCCGGCCCTGTTGGCGGGGCTGGGGGTGAGCCGTGACGAACTGCTGGCGCCGGATCGGCGGGTGTCCATGTCTTTGGCCCAGACAGTCGCAGAGCGGGGGGTGGCCATGGTGGGCGAGCGCGGGCTGGGTTTCCGCTATGCGCGGGCCATGAGCATCACCCTGCACGGGCCCGTGGGGTTGCTGGCGCTATCCAGCGCCAGTGCCCAGGATGCGTTGGAAGCGGCGTGCCGCTTTCTGGGGCTGCGTGCCCCGTTTCTACAGATCGATCAGGTTCGCCACGGCGAGATGGCCTACTTGAAACTGCGCAGCACTGCACAGCTGGGCGTTGCCCATGATTTCGTCATTGAAGCCATGCTGGTAGGGCTGGCTTTCATGGTTGAACAGCTGTTGGAAACGCTGCCGGAAGGGGTGGAGATCCATCGACAGGGGGCGGCGCCGCCGTATCAGGCGGTCCTGAAACGGGATGTGGGTGTGGCTGTGAAGTTTGATCAGGCCGAGGATGCCCTGGTATTCCCGGTGTCTGCACTTGCCGCCAGGCCTCGACTGGCCGATCCGCAGGTGGCGGCCATTGCCCGCGAGCAATGCGAGATGCAATTTCGCCAGTGGCGTACCGAGGAGGAGGGAGTCATGGCCGAGCGCATCCGCGCCGCCTTGCAGGACCGTCCGGCCCCGTTGCCCTCCCTGGAGGCCATGGCGGACAAGTTGGCTGTATCTGCCCGTACCCTGAAGCGGCATCTGCAGCAAGCGGGCTTGAGTTATCGGCAGCTGCAGGATGAGGAGCGCTATCGGCAGGCCCAACGATTGCTGGCCAACCCGGAAAACAGCATCAGCGAAGTGGCTTATTCCCTGGGCTACAGCGATGTGGCCAATTTCTCCAAGGCCTTCAAACGGTGGAGCGGCCTGACGCCGAAGGGGTATCGGGACCAGCGTTGA
- the ppa gene encoding inorganic diphosphatase: protein MDFDKVPAGKDVPNDIYVAIEIPANADPIKYEIDKDSHAVFVDRFMATPMFYPANYGYIPNTLSEDGDPLDVLVVTPYPVVPGSVIRCRPVGILNMTDEAGKDAKLVAVPHTKLTKSYDNVQDVNDLPELLLAQIKHFFENYKDLEAGKWVKVDGWDGVEAAKAEILKSVEAFENK, encoded by the coding sequence ATGGATTTTGATAAGGTTCCCGCCGGGAAAGACGTCCCTAACGATATCTACGTGGCCATCGAGATCCCGGCCAACGCTGATCCGATCAAGTACGAAATCGACAAGGACAGCCACGCCGTATTCGTGGACCGCTTCATGGCGACCCCCATGTTCTATCCGGCCAACTACGGCTACATCCCCAACACCCTGTCCGAAGACGGCGACCCGCTGGACGTACTGGTTGTGACCCCCTACCCGGTGGTACCCGGTTCCGTGATCCGTTGTCGCCCGGTGGGCATCCTGAACATGACCGACGAAGCCGGTAAGGATGCCAAGCTGGTAGCAGTACCGCACACCAAGCTGACCAAGTCCTACGACAACGTGCAGGACGTGAACGACCTGCCCGAGCTGCTGCTGGCCCAGATCAAGCACTTCTTCGAGAACTACAAGGATCTCGAAGCGGGCAAATGGGTGAAGGTCGATGGCTGGGACGGCGTTGAAGCCGCCAAGGCCGAGATCCTGAAGTCTGTTGAAGCCTTCGAGAACAAGTAA
- a CDS encoding rhodanese-like domain-containing protein, whose product MKALITAVALLLASLSTPLWAADSISVTQLKQEMAEGKSPIIIDVRDEDEYLAGHIPGAIMVPAKNMEHHLDMLEQYKKDQIVLYCVSGRRASAAATALENAGFKNVKLLEGNYPGWKAAQ is encoded by the coding sequence ATGAAAGCACTTATCACCGCGGTGGCGTTGCTGCTTGCCAGCCTGAGTACCCCGCTTTGGGCAGCAGACAGTATCTCCGTGACGCAGCTGAAGCAGGAAATGGCTGAGGGCAAGAGCCCAATCATTATTGATGTCCGGGATGAGGATGAGTACCTGGCCGGGCATATCCCGGGCGCCATCATGGTTCCGGCCAAGAACATGGAACATCATCTGGACATGCTTGAGCAGTACAAGAAGGATCAAATCGTCCTGTACTGCGTGTCCGGCCGCCGCGCCAGTGCCGCTGCCACCGCACTGGAAAACGCCGGCTTCAAGAACGTGAAGCTGCTGGAAGGCAACTACCCGGGCTGGAAAGCAGCCCAATAG